Genomic window (Eremothecium sinecaudum strain ATCC 58844 chromosome VI, complete sequence):
AATCAAAAGCTATTTGAGTCGATGAGCTCTCAAAATGCTTCTATTGTTTCTTTGATCAAGGCCATTGACGAGGTCAATGTTGTTCAAAATGCAAACCGTATCCCAGAGGGGTGCGTGCTAAACAGTGTTACTCCTGAAATCAATGTTCATGTATTGGTTAAAGGTCAAGTTGACATTGACGCAGAGCTTGAGAAAGTATCCAGCAAGTTGGAGAAGGCGGAAAAGACTAAAAGCTCCATTGAGAAATTAATTTCCAGCAAAGATTATGAAGCGAAGGCAAACGAACATGCAAAGAAGGCTAATAATTACAGACTAGAAAGCACTATTGCTGAAATAGAAACCCTCCAAGCCACCATAGCCAACTTGGAAAAGTTAAAGTTGTAGAATAGCGTTGAATAAAAGTTATCCGCACACATGACTTTTTGAATAGTCTGTAAATATACATTACGTATTGTTTTAATAATGTTCACTATCCAATTAATTATAAATGCAAAATCTCATCACCGTTGCTTCCAGATGAAATCCTTCTCTATCTTGGTCTTTATTGAACCTCTAAAATACTTTGATTGTTTAACACATTCTTGCTCCGCCAGCTCTAATACATGAAACATAACCTTCTCAGTGAAAGAGCCACTACTATCTAGCAGTAGTAGCGAGATGCTATCAGATTCAACTTGGAATGCTATAGTAAATACGCTAGTAGCGCTTTCTAGTTGAGTTGTATCTGGATTTACAAAATTTTCTCCCGCAGCATTAACAGCAATAGAAACCGCAGAAAACGATGCTTTCAGAGGAATAGCAGCATCTATTAAAGCCAAATACGCAGCATTAAGTGATGCGGCTAGCTCTAAATGTTCATGATGACCAACAGATTTCAAAACTTGGAAGGTTATTTGACACAACTGACGAGGATGTAAATGAGCTTCAACAACTGGCATTATTACTGACCTAATCTTATCCTCTAGAAACTTTTCACGGTTACATGGAGGACCTGTCACCGGCCTTACGATAATTTCTAGTGAAATATGCTGTGAAATTTCTTGCCTTGCTTTTGGTTCAATAGGGCCTGTTACTGAACAAAGAACAGATACCGTGGAAGTATCATATTGTGCAGAACCGTCTACATGGTCTAGTACGGACATAGACATGGCTAATTGCTGCTGTTTTACTGGCGATGAGTTTCTTGTATTATATGGAACTTTGTTGCACAGGAATTTTTTCTACTTGGTAACCCGGACCTTCAACGACATCATTAACATTGGACCACTACAAAAGGTAACAGAGGATCATCAACGTACACCTGGTGAGGTGTCTAGCTGATTAAGATGGAGGCGAGCTATGAAACTAATAATAATTCGAACAACTCAGATCATTTACGAAAAGGCCTTGTCGTAAAAGGGCAAGATGCGGTAATTGCCGGTTCAATATCAGGCTTACTGGCACGCCTGTTAACTGCTCCGATGGATACCGTCAAGATCCGTTATCAGTTGCAGGTTAAAACTGAGCATAAATATACGAACATTGTGAATACATTTAGAACAATTGTTCGAGAAGAAGGTTTATTGGCATTCTGGAAGGGAAATGTCCCGGCTTCCATACTATATGTACTGTATGGATCATTACAGTTTACATCATACGCATATTTCAACAAACTTATCGATAAAAACTTCCAGTTGTCTCCTCAAAAGCACAGCTGGATTGTGGGTACACTAGCAGGTACCATAAGCAGCATGGTCACGTATCCGTTCGATGTACTGCGTACTCGCTTCGTCGCTAATAGGCATCATCGCCGTCTACGGCTGATGGACACCGTTATGTGCATAAAACATCAAGAAGGCTTTCTAGGGTTCTTCCGTGGATATTTATTATCAATGGTGACAGTTGGAGCATCTGCAGGAATCATATTTGGAACTTATGAAACACTGACTATCCAATCGGAGACTTTCAATATTCCATGGATCGGTAATTGCGCAAGCACTGTTGCCGCTGTAGCTTCAAAAACTATCACTTTTCCAATCGATACAATACGAAGACGAATGCAGGTGATGGATTCATCAGCCATAGACACATTTACACGTCACCCCAATACCTACCGTTCATACAGGGGCTCATCATTTATTTCAATTGCTACTCGCATAATTCAACAAGAGGGTATTTCTTCGCTGTACAAAGGGCTTTCTATGGCCCTTTGTAAAAGCGCTCCGTCTACCATAATTACACTTTGGACTTATGAACGGGTATTATCACTATTATCGACCCAATAAGCCGGGTTAAATAGCTCAACTCATCACATAGTCTTTGATCTATATTTTTGTTCATGTATTCTCATGCCGACGTAGCTAATGATATTGTAATAATTGAAATTTCTCAGTGAACTTGTCTTCGTAACGGACAAATATATGAAGGTTAAAAGGTTGGATTTATTAGGAAGTTATTAGGACTCAGAGACTATGACTGTAACGGCTAAGAATGTACTATGCTATGTTCCCAATAAAATT
Coding sequences:
- the RRP46 gene encoding exosome non-catalytic core subunit RRP46 (Syntenic homolog of Ashbya gossypii AAR035C; Syntenic homolog of Saccharomyces cerevisiae YGR095C (RRP46)), translated to MSMSVLDHVDGSAQYDTSTVSVLCSVTGPIEPKARQEISQHISLEIIVRPVTGPPCNREKFLEDKIRSVIMPVVEAHLHPRQLCQITFQVLKSVGHHEHLELAASLNAAYLALIDAAIPLKASFSAVSIAVNAAGENFVNPDTTQLESATSVFTIAFQVESDSISLLLLDSSGSFTEKVMFHVLELAEQECVKQSKYFRGSIKTKIEKDFIWKQR
- the TPC1 gene encoding thiamine transporter TPC1 (Syntenic homolog of Ashbya gossypii AAR036W; Syntenic homolog of Saccharomyces cerevisiae YGR096W (TPC1)), with product MEASYETNNNSNNSDHLRKGLVVKGQDAVIAGSISGLLARLLTAPMDTVKIRYQLQVKTEHKYTNIVNTFRTIVREEGLLAFWKGNVPASILYVLYGSLQFTSYAYFNKLIDKNFQLSPQKHSWIVGTLAGTISSMVTYPFDVLRTRFVANRHHRRLRLMDTVMCIKHQEGFLGFFRGYLLSMVTVGASAGIIFGTYETLTIQSETFNIPWIGNCASTVAAVASKTITFPIDTIRRRMQVMDSSAIDTFTRHPNTYRSYRGSSFISIATRIIQQEGISSLYKGLSMALCKSAPSTIITLWTYERVLSLLSTQ